The Episyrphus balteatus chromosome 3, idEpiBalt1.1, whole genome shotgun sequence genome segment GTAGCTACCAAGCctttcaataaaattctttttagaCAGAAGGGAAGACAGGGTCTTAATTAGGGAAGACTCTTTGTCCCGCagctgtgaaaaaaaaaaaatacaaaaacaaattagtcACAAAAATGGACAAAACAAAAGGTCAGATCTCGACCAGACATGGCGTCGTCAAACAAGGTGTTCTCTGGCAACAAAGtgataaacttttttcaaaatggaagGAGAGGTGCTAATTGCTTTGTGATATTTCCTCTTTTCTTTTTGCAAACCGGAAGTGaccattttgttttctttcttttgtccgattttagatattttattcTTACTCGTGATCATTTGTGTTGTCTGAAGAAAGGTGAAGGTGGTTTCATTTGTGGTGAAACACTTTCTAAGGTGAGTGACCCATCAGAAGTGggataaacacaaaattttgtgtaagtttgtatctttttgtttttttttttttttatttagataaaaTTAGAAGATATTAAATCATTAGAATTTATCACAAGAATAACACAACAAACAATTGAAATGACTTTGGGTGGTGGTAGTGGTAATGGTGGATATGGTGAAAACCATCGTATATTATTAAAGACAAATGGAGATCTAAGAGAATGGTTTGATATATTGAACGTgagttgggtttttttttttttaatttctgatgGTGTTAAGTAcacttttgaaatattaatgcaaaatgtatattttcttattttaggcATGCTGCAATATCGCCAAACAGAGAAGAAATCCACAAAGTCATTATATTGAAGCTATAAAAGCTAGAGGAAGGAATTTGCGAAGGGAAAAGACTGAAATAAGACAAAGTAGTAGTTCTTGTCATAGTGATGGATTAAGTGAGtttaattttcattcattttttgtatttaactttatttattacaaaaaaaagaaatttaagagGTGGGGttttgtgtatacaagaaattaTATTTCAACTGACATTAAGAATAAATTATTGAGTGCGAAGTTGCAATTGTTTTGTTAGTGTCTATTCGAACATTAAAAATAGTGATTGATTAACTAAAGAAAGTTAATTAATGATGTGTCAGTGATTTTATTGTAAAAGAATTTGTCATTACTAGATTGAGTCATAAGACTTGGTTGTATAGAGATTGTATCCGACAGTAACAGTTATTTCCGTAGGAAATTCCATAGTTTTCCTtatattacatttgaaaaactTACCGAGGAAATTTTTGCACAGGCAGATGTCAAAAAcagcaaaattaaaaagaaaatcagtttacaaaaaatttttctatttaagtGAATATTTGGAGAAAATAGCTCATTCCacttaaataataagaaatgcACGACCTctcatatcatatttttcttgtttttacataACGTAGGTACACGATTAAGCCTTTGAGATTGAGAGGGATTGCTCTTTGAAGATCTGTATGCTGTATCTATTGTTTGAGAAATCGTATTatcttcaaaagtataccaaaCTAATGGAAATTTGATGCTCGTCTACAACATTTATGATGatgaaaaattatgtaactaggTATTATAGGGAgtgagaaaaattttaaaaaactaaaaattaaaaaataaaatgacatacccttaaaagtgttgtcctcgaaTGAAAACAGTGTATGCACAAGAAAAGACAtatatattacctacaactttgatTAAATAATAACTTAACTTATTCGGTGAAGCCAATAGTTTGGgagaccaattcgcgtttttttcaaaatggccaGTTTCGCCAGATGATCaagtcccgaaaaccaggacttaagcttttcttaTACCCTtccttaagttaaaaaaaaaaaaaaatcatgtgtgcaattaacacgtggtagaagtgaaaccttaaaaaatcatttttcttgcaaaaaaaaaaataaaatagaaaaaatctacctatttttattctatcaccttcaaatccatgttttttatatgacaacctatataaattttatatcatctgaaagcttgttgtcttagctcaaaatatatatatcgatcaagtctatgagatatctacaaaaagagctagaattttttaaactcgatgaaatttaatccaaaaagcaaaaaaaacatttatttttatgttctcatgcaattaaatcaatttttttgtttgacaacctataaaaaatgttataccatgtgaaagcttattgtttcaccttgtataatgatgcataaatcttatttcaaagatgtctaaaagagaagttagaattttttaaagtcaaccatgtcgaatttccagactgagattacggtacttcctacacaagtagctggtcatcgccaacagatctccacaggtgtttgagGTTTCCTCAGATTCAACAATCACTCCCGTTTGGTCCTCAAAAAAGCCAACTTTGctttccatcgccttcaccctctgatgaaaagaagaacaggattgagtcaaccaacgaaactcttgatctacaagcagcttctgcgaccagtcattgcctacagctttccagtatggtacaccatctccaagacagccatgaaggaactacaaatgttcgagagaaaaatactgaGGATTTGCACTGGACTCATCTTTGACCGACAGCGGCAGAAATACTAAagcaacaagcgactctacgaggaagcaaaaatcataccactggacAAGTATCTATTGCAATCGGCGAAGGTACTGGTAGGAAATATTGCCAACCATCCCAATCAActgatgagaagaatgacagcacaacaacgacatccggaacctaagtacctttgcgctttggatatactggctgagaacataatttaaatggacaacgaagaagttaacttttacgccgacacccagtcggcttactaccgtggctaacgccaaccaaaccaacccaactcaaccaaccacacaactggacatccgggtctgagcaccccgaggacaacctcagcagactttaaattaagtttatccatgtaaatattatatttatattttataacttagtcattgtataaggttaggccccctctgtgccaacaaaattttgtatctatcaatgaatcttagacataagttaattttaagtcaattgtaaataacaagttcaataaaaacaaaattgaaaattgaattgaggtgtttgaggtatttttaaattttttcaatttaagattgtgtaacttgtagagcacgtaacgttatgtgtgatatatcaaataaaaggttatgttatcagtatgcgtattaaagttaaatcaaatttgtatgtgcacttgatcaaaagatataacgtgtgttggaaaagaacatctttttaccgttatctccgaattttgaatatgaaattaattgaaattttgtacaattataatttatttaattacctatctacagtacaaatttcattcatctatctattaaaacaaaaaagttataacaagttgaagtcgtgtcgcgttttcgtttcatcttgtttcaaatcactacgatactaaagaagttttcacttcaaaaaatcagtcttcctatatttcgttccacaaaagacctgttttttttactaactttcctgtactagaaaagttttcataaaaaaatatcaagagttaaatttgttttaaatgtcagCTAAgggaataaaatttttgtttcgattGATGAATGCATACctacttcatttaaaatatttactttgccaataaatatataataataaatataagaaaatattctttatatatcatttatatcaaaaaagtcatttattacttattaaaatttataataaatgccTTCATATACTTTGAGTATCTAAAAAGATTCATTATACAGAACTCCCGTTTcaaattttctggaaaaaatcttgcaataaaaatataactGTGAATTGGGAGTTTAGATTTATGGTCAAATCAAAATGTGAATTGCAATTTGAAAGGTATGAGTGTTCTGATATCGCATTTAAATGTCtgttagttttaatattttaaagactACAATTTAACGATACTAGGTgccctataataaattttagggCACCTCTGCTCTAAGCGGTGTTAATTGTGTTCTTAAGGATTATCAAAGTTTAGATTTAAGAATACAACCTAATTGCTCACAAAGGTGTATTATTATTTACATTCAatgcttttataaatttttttagtcgATTGGtaacaagctttttttttgcatatgacCCATTgtctcaaaaattaatatattttgttCTGGATTTGTCTCTAGTGATATTTTTAGTGACTTTTAATtgggaaattcttttttttttcagatattttaattccaaatttttgttttctagatCGTGTTCGTGGTTTTCGAGA includes the following:
- the LOC129915995 gene encoding uncharacterized protein LOC129915995; this encodes MDKTKGQISTRHGVVKQGVLWQQSDKLFSKWKERYFILTRDHLCCLKKGEGGFICGETLSKIKLEDIKSLEFITRITQQTIEMTLGGGSGNGGYGENHRILLKTNGDLREWFDILNACCNIAKQRRNPQSHYIEAIKARGRNLRREKTEIRQSSSSCHSDGLKFINLSDHLPRFSFRRTSTSLQKRPRSNSACPYGPLADIDSLTINGFALRKPGGSLRSKLRNYDKIYRNYDSATDKEDDDHELSENVCYRMSRLQS